In Hevea brasiliensis isolate MT/VB/25A 57/8 chromosome 13, ASM3005281v1, whole genome shotgun sequence, a single genomic region encodes these proteins:
- the LOC110659729 gene encoding uncharacterized protein LOC110659729 isoform X3, whose product MKDSIFPSTNSNNKRTGGPQKKEDDPLLPISTSLRSRKKPKLITKSALIHLQFFNVPLISPTGKPLHAIRLEPGRPYTIGRSGTHSDCDFFFNDRRVSKQHCQILFDSVHRKIYILDGAVLLHVTRTSSVVTEFRRRLICYDQLEGEEKESVECSRIRVSLNGVFVNGIKVNRGTVRELCTGDEILLACGNEGLCSLGVQIGFVIQGVVFKEEVVMGSNEIQVERLGLFGRTTSMQHSQGSVSSGNRNKRVFAVHANEIMPQGYDLSGLKSGGIVGRAKFLSSQCRQILQSDDPISHIQQFAFSDSRMEITNDCKSKLNDHSGLVPGDNRKFSVGDELMVNSAALLFRQEEAQPCQDTQSYKDKGDTKHVSSGSDNLCQKGISQDHSEGDVDNNCKYSPLNSVGKENSPDFGDVQMNCLPPGKKFYLNRLHFMDSGSSSHQNVISLPELLHPIKNINRIFIATFTSDILWFLSYCEIPCHLPVTIACHNSERCWSASPGERISMPYPSFPNLVVVFPPFPEAIAFGNDRRRQGIGCHHPKLLVLQREDSIRVIITSANLVLNQWNNVTNTVWWQDFPVRSTPDLSTLFFRLSNGEINQDSRSDFAAQLAGFMASLLIDVPSQAHWIVELTKYNFEGAMGYLVASIPGIHSCRTSYAFQYALESIDEKFLGLVEESVVGLSHLFRTATDTNGALLKRLAAFLGRSCENAYGIEIVLRRNNNLPADVNAVSILVPNPDQFSEGDCVQLGFLPRYVAKWVSPLWDSGFFRFSGYVHPKEALAAALGGSNTRVQLILQVSQGPRFPDMMRVMLPEHVIAVSSLIASIRRCTGLWRLQEVLDQYKWPELEQSDFFYGSSSIGSSVNTQFLAAFSAATGKKSVQFFDSEESDPEWGCWTGSQESKNPSIRIIFPTIERVKNACNGILPSRRILCFSEKTWQRLRTLDILHDAVPHPHHRVRHPIHAKLQNMGQQIGQQQCGQ is encoded by the exons ATGAAAGATTCAATATTTCCTTCTACTAACAGCAATAACAAGAGAACTGGAGGACCtcagaagaaggaggatgatcccttATTACCCATCTCAACTTCACTTCGCAGCAGGAAAAAACCTAAACTCATAACCAAATCGGCACTAATTCATCTCCAATTTTTCAACGTCCCTTTGATTTCACCGACCGGCAAGCCTCTCCATGCAATCCGCCTGGAACCGGGCCGACCCTACACCATTGGCCGAAGTGGAACTCACAGCGACTGCGACTTTTTCTTCAACGATCGCCGTGTCAGTAAGCAACATTGCCAGATTTTATTTGATAGCGTTCATCGCAAGATATATATTCTGGATGGAGCAGTTTTATTGCATGTTACTAGAACTAGTAGTGTCGTTACTGAATTTAGGAGGAGGTTAATTTGTTATGATCAATTGGAAGGTGAGGAGAAAGAGAGCGTAGAGTGTTCTAGGATTAGGGTTTCTTTGAATGGAGTATTTGTCAATGGGATTAAGGTAAACAGAGGCACGGTTAGAGAGTTGTGTACTGGAGATGAGATTCTGCTTGCTTGTGGCAACGAGGGTTTATGCAGTTTAGGAGTTCAAATTGGGTTTGTGATTCAGGGGGTTGTTTTCAAGGAGGAGGTTGTCATGGGGTCAAATGAGATTCAGGTGGAGAGACTTGGGTTGTTTGggagaacaacatcaatgcaacaCTCGCAAGGATCAGTGTCTAGTGGGAACAGGAACAAAAGGGTTTTTGCTGTCCATGCAAATGAAATTATGCCCCAAGGATATGATTTATCTGGACTGAAATCTGGAGGCATTGTTGGGAGGGCAAAGTTTTTGTCAAGTCAATGTAGACAAATACTGCAAAGCGATGATCCCATATCTCACATTCAACAATTTGCTTTTTCAGATTCCAGAATGGAGATCACAAATGATTGTAAAAGCAAATTGAACGACCATTCAGGTTTGGTCCCaggtgataacagaaaattttctGTGGGAGATGAACTAATGGTAAATAGTGCTGCACTTCTTTTTAGGCAAGAAGAAGCACAACCCTGTCAGGATACACAAAGTTACAAGGATAAAGGTGACACAAAGCACGTTTCTTCTGGAAGTGATAATTTGTGTCAAAAAGGCATTTCTCAAGACCATTCTGAGGGTGATGTTGATAATAATTGTAAGTACTCGCCATTGAATTCTGTGGGTAAGGAGAATTCTCCTGATTTTGGTGATGTTCAGATGAATTGTCTGCCACCTGGAAAGAAGTTTTACTTGAATCGCCTTCATTTTATGGACTCTGGTTCATCCAGCCACCAAAATGTTATCTCCTTACCAGAACTTCTTCATCCCATCAAAAACATTAATAGGATATTTATTGCAACATTTACAAGTGATATTTTATG GTTTTTATCATACTGTGAGATTCCATGCCATCTGCCTGTAACAATTGCTTGTCACAACAGTGAGAGATGTTGGAGTGCCAGCCCTGGTGAACGAATTTCCATGCCATACCCCAGTTTTCCAAACTTAGTTGTAGT GTTTCCCCCATTTCCTGAGGCCATAGCATTTGGTAACGACCGCAGGAGACAAGGCATTGGTTGTCATCATCCAAAGTTGCTTGTTTTGCAAAGAGAAGATAGTATTCGTGTTATCATCACTTCTGCAAATTTAGTGTTGAATCAG TGGAATAACGTGACCAATACTGTTTGGTGGCAAGATTTCCCTGTCAGAAGTACACCTGATCTCTCAACTCTTTTCTTTCGACTTTCTAATGGAGAAATAAATCAAGATTCAAGATCTGATTTTGCTGCTCAGCTTGCTGGATTCATGGCTTCTCTTTTGATTGATGTTCCTAGTCAGGCCCATTGGATTGTTGAGTTGACAAAATACAACTTTGAAGGGGCCATGGGGTATCTAGTTGCTTCAATACCTGGAATTCATTCTTGTAGAACTTCTTAT GCTTTTCAGTATGCATTGGAGTCAATTGATGAAAAGTTCCTGGGCTTGGTTGAAGAATCTGTTGTTGGTTTAAGCCACCTTTTTCGCACTGCAACTGACACAAATGGTGCATTGCTTAAGAGACTTGCTGCTTTCCTTGGGAGATCTTGCGAAAATGCTTATGGGATAGAGATTGTTTTGAGAAGAAACAACAATTTGCCTGCAGATGTGAATGCTGTGAGCATTCTTGTTCCTAATCCTGATCAATTTTCTGAAGGAG ATTGTGTGCAACTTGGTTTTCTGCCTAGATATGTTGCGAAGTGGGTTTCTCCATTGTGGGACAGTGGATTCTTCAGATTCTCTGGATATGTTCATCCTAAAGAAGCCCTTGCAGCTGCTTTAGGAGGGAGCAACACGAGAGTGCAACTGATACTACAGGTGTCACAG GGGCCTCGCTTTCCGGATATGATGAGAGTGATGCTACCTGAACATGTTATTGCAGTTAGCTCTCTCATTGCTTCAATTCGGAGATGCACAGGCCTTTGGCGACTACAAGAg GTTCTAGATCAGTACAAATGGCCTGAACTGGAACAATCCGATTTTTTTTATG GCTCATCCTCAATTGGCTCATCAGTCAATACACAATTTTTGGCTGCTTTTTCTGCAGCCACTGGAAAGAAATCAGTGCAATTCTTCGATTCAGAAGAATCTGATCCAGAG TGGGGCTGCTGGACTGGTAGTCAAGAATCAAAAAATCCATCCATTAGAATCATTTTCCCTACAATTGAGAGAGTGAAAAATGCATGCAATGGAATCTTGCCATCAAGGCGCATTCTTTGCTTCTCAGAG AAAACATGGCAAAGGTTGAGAACATTAGACATACTTCATGATGCGGTTCCTCATCCTCATCATAGAGTGCGGCACCCAATTCATGCCAAg CTCCAAAATATGGGCCAACAGATAGGCCAGCAACAATGTGGGCAATGA
- the LOC110659729 gene encoding uncharacterized protein LOC110659729 isoform X2 has product MKDSIFPSTNSNNKRTGGPQKKEDDPLLPISTSLRSRKKPKLITKSALIHLQFFNVPLISPTGKPLHAIRLEPGRPYTIGRSGTHSDCDFFFNDRRVSKQHCQILFDSVHRKIYILDGAVLLHVTRTSSVVTEFRRRLICYDQLEGEEKESVECSRIRVSLNGVFVNGIKVNRGTVRELCTGDEILLACGNEGLCSLGVQIGFVIQGVVFKEEVVMGSNEIQVERLGLFGRTTSMQHSQGSVSSGNRNKRVFAVHANEIMPQGYDLSGLKSGGIVGRAKFLSSQCRQILQSDDPISHIQQFAFSDSRMEITNDCKSKLNDHSGLVPGDNRKFSVGDELMVNSAALLFRQEEAQPCQDTQSYKDKGDTKHVSSGSDNLCQKGISQDHSEGDVDNNCKYSPLNSVGKENSPDFGDVQMNCLPPGKKFYLNRLHFMDSGSSSHQNVISLPELLHPIKNINRIFIATFTSDILWFLSYCEIPCHLPVTIACHNSERCWSASPGERISMPYPSFPNLVVVFPPFPEAIAFGNDRRRQGIGCHHPKLLVLQREDSIRVIITSANLVLNQWNNVTNTVWWQDFPVRSTPDLSTLFFRLSNGEINQDSRSDFAAQLAGFMASLLIDVPSQAHWIVELTKYNFEGAMGYLVASIPGIHSCRTSYAFQYALESIDEKFLGLVEESVVGLSHLFRTATDTNGALLKRLAAFLGRSCENAYGIEIVLRRNNNLPADVNAVSILVPNPDQFSEGDCVQLGFLPRYVAKWVSPLWDSGFFRFSGYVHPKEALAAALGGSNTRVQLILQGPRFPDMMRVMLPEHVIAVSSLIASIRRCTGLWRLQEVLDQYKWPELEQSDFFYGSSSIGSSVNTQFLAAFSAATGKKSVQFFDSEESDPEWGCWTGSQESKNPSIRIIFPTIERVKNACNGILPSRRILCFSEKTWQRLRTLDILHDAVPHPHHRVRHPIHAKVARRRFQSKTDASSFGWVYCGSHNFSAAAWGRPISNPPGLKLNEARKTNSSLGLRLHVCNYELGIIFVFPPSWKKGVVNKDHAKLDDIVLPFNVPAPKYGPTDRPATMWAMREALNENVEPQAEKIVESANLEEMTEVILDEEEEVVEATHYVVEEKEEEKAYAEMLWSQSC; this is encoded by the exons ATGAAAGATTCAATATTTCCTTCTACTAACAGCAATAACAAGAGAACTGGAGGACCtcagaagaaggaggatgatcccttATTACCCATCTCAACTTCACTTCGCAGCAGGAAAAAACCTAAACTCATAACCAAATCGGCACTAATTCATCTCCAATTTTTCAACGTCCCTTTGATTTCACCGACCGGCAAGCCTCTCCATGCAATCCGCCTGGAACCGGGCCGACCCTACACCATTGGCCGAAGTGGAACTCACAGCGACTGCGACTTTTTCTTCAACGATCGCCGTGTCAGTAAGCAACATTGCCAGATTTTATTTGATAGCGTTCATCGCAAGATATATATTCTGGATGGAGCAGTTTTATTGCATGTTACTAGAACTAGTAGTGTCGTTACTGAATTTAGGAGGAGGTTAATTTGTTATGATCAATTGGAAGGTGAGGAGAAAGAGAGCGTAGAGTGTTCTAGGATTAGGGTTTCTTTGAATGGAGTATTTGTCAATGGGATTAAGGTAAACAGAGGCACGGTTAGAGAGTTGTGTACTGGAGATGAGATTCTGCTTGCTTGTGGCAACGAGGGTTTATGCAGTTTAGGAGTTCAAATTGGGTTTGTGATTCAGGGGGTTGTTTTCAAGGAGGAGGTTGTCATGGGGTCAAATGAGATTCAGGTGGAGAGACTTGGGTTGTTTGggagaacaacatcaatgcaacaCTCGCAAGGATCAGTGTCTAGTGGGAACAGGAACAAAAGGGTTTTTGCTGTCCATGCAAATGAAATTATGCCCCAAGGATATGATTTATCTGGACTGAAATCTGGAGGCATTGTTGGGAGGGCAAAGTTTTTGTCAAGTCAATGTAGACAAATACTGCAAAGCGATGATCCCATATCTCACATTCAACAATTTGCTTTTTCAGATTCCAGAATGGAGATCACAAATGATTGTAAAAGCAAATTGAACGACCATTCAGGTTTGGTCCCaggtgataacagaaaattttctGTGGGAGATGAACTAATGGTAAATAGTGCTGCACTTCTTTTTAGGCAAGAAGAAGCACAACCCTGTCAGGATACACAAAGTTACAAGGATAAAGGTGACACAAAGCACGTTTCTTCTGGAAGTGATAATTTGTGTCAAAAAGGCATTTCTCAAGACCATTCTGAGGGTGATGTTGATAATAATTGTAAGTACTCGCCATTGAATTCTGTGGGTAAGGAGAATTCTCCTGATTTTGGTGATGTTCAGATGAATTGTCTGCCACCTGGAAAGAAGTTTTACTTGAATCGCCTTCATTTTATGGACTCTGGTTCATCCAGCCACCAAAATGTTATCTCCTTACCAGAACTTCTTCATCCCATCAAAAACATTAATAGGATATTTATTGCAACATTTACAAGTGATATTTTATG GTTTTTATCATACTGTGAGATTCCATGCCATCTGCCTGTAACAATTGCTTGTCACAACAGTGAGAGATGTTGGAGTGCCAGCCCTGGTGAACGAATTTCCATGCCATACCCCAGTTTTCCAAACTTAGTTGTAGT GTTTCCCCCATTTCCTGAGGCCATAGCATTTGGTAACGACCGCAGGAGACAAGGCATTGGTTGTCATCATCCAAAGTTGCTTGTTTTGCAAAGAGAAGATAGTATTCGTGTTATCATCACTTCTGCAAATTTAGTGTTGAATCAG TGGAATAACGTGACCAATACTGTTTGGTGGCAAGATTTCCCTGTCAGAAGTACACCTGATCTCTCAACTCTTTTCTTTCGACTTTCTAATGGAGAAATAAATCAAGATTCAAGATCTGATTTTGCTGCTCAGCTTGCTGGATTCATGGCTTCTCTTTTGATTGATGTTCCTAGTCAGGCCCATTGGATTGTTGAGTTGACAAAATACAACTTTGAAGGGGCCATGGGGTATCTAGTTGCTTCAATACCTGGAATTCATTCTTGTAGAACTTCTTAT GCTTTTCAGTATGCATTGGAGTCAATTGATGAAAAGTTCCTGGGCTTGGTTGAAGAATCTGTTGTTGGTTTAAGCCACCTTTTTCGCACTGCAACTGACACAAATGGTGCATTGCTTAAGAGACTTGCTGCTTTCCTTGGGAGATCTTGCGAAAATGCTTATGGGATAGAGATTGTTTTGAGAAGAAACAACAATTTGCCTGCAGATGTGAATGCTGTGAGCATTCTTGTTCCTAATCCTGATCAATTTTCTGAAGGAG ATTGTGTGCAACTTGGTTTTCTGCCTAGATATGTTGCGAAGTGGGTTTCTCCATTGTGGGACAGTGGATTCTTCAGATTCTCTGGATATGTTCATCCTAAAGAAGCCCTTGCAGCTGCTTTAGGAGGGAGCAACACGAGAGTGCAACTGATACTACAG GGGCCTCGCTTTCCGGATATGATGAGAGTGATGCTACCTGAACATGTTATTGCAGTTAGCTCTCTCATTGCTTCAATTCGGAGATGCACAGGCCTTTGGCGACTACAAGAg GTTCTAGATCAGTACAAATGGCCTGAACTGGAACAATCCGATTTTTTTTATG GCTCATCCTCAATTGGCTCATCAGTCAATACACAATTTTTGGCTGCTTTTTCTGCAGCCACTGGAAAGAAATCAGTGCAATTCTTCGATTCAGAAGAATCTGATCCAGAG TGGGGCTGCTGGACTGGTAGTCAAGAATCAAAAAATCCATCCATTAGAATCATTTTCCCTACAATTGAGAGAGTGAAAAATGCATGCAATGGAATCTTGCCATCAAGGCGCATTCTTTGCTTCTCAGAG AAAACATGGCAAAGGTTGAGAACATTAGACATACTTCATGATGCGGTTCCTCATCCTCATCATAGAGTGCGGCACCCAATTCATGCCAAg GTGGCAAGGAGACGCTTCCAGTCTAAGACAGATGCATCTTCTTTTGGTTGGGTCTATTGTGGGTCACATAATTTTAGTGCTGCTGCCTGGGGAAGACCTATATCCAATCCACCTGGTCTAAAGTTGAATGAAGCTAGGAAAACAAACTCTTCTTTGGGTTTGAGGCTTCATGTCTGTAACTATGAGCTAGGGATCATTTTTGTTTTTCCTCCGTCATGGAAAAAGGGTGTGGTTAACAAAGATCATGCTAAGTTGGATGATATTGTTTTACCTTTCAATGTGCCAGCTCCAAAATATGGGCCAACAGATAGGCCAGCAACAATGTGGGCAATGAGAGAGGCATTAAATGAAAATGTGGAACCACAGGCAGAAAAAATTGTAG
- the LOC110659729 gene encoding uncharacterized protein LOC110659729 isoform X1, whose amino-acid sequence MKDSIFPSTNSNNKRTGGPQKKEDDPLLPISTSLRSRKKPKLITKSALIHLQFFNVPLISPTGKPLHAIRLEPGRPYTIGRSGTHSDCDFFFNDRRVSKQHCQILFDSVHRKIYILDGAVLLHVTRTSSVVTEFRRRLICYDQLEGEEKESVECSRIRVSLNGVFVNGIKVNRGTVRELCTGDEILLACGNEGLCSLGVQIGFVIQGVVFKEEVVMGSNEIQVERLGLFGRTTSMQHSQGSVSSGNRNKRVFAVHANEIMPQGYDLSGLKSGGIVGRAKFLSSQCRQILQSDDPISHIQQFAFSDSRMEITNDCKSKLNDHSGLVPGDNRKFSVGDELMVNSAALLFRQEEAQPCQDTQSYKDKGDTKHVSSGSDNLCQKGISQDHSEGDVDNNCKYSPLNSVGKENSPDFGDVQMNCLPPGKKFYLNRLHFMDSGSSSHQNVISLPELLHPIKNINRIFIATFTSDILWFLSYCEIPCHLPVTIACHNSERCWSASPGERISMPYPSFPNLVVVFPPFPEAIAFGNDRRRQGIGCHHPKLLVLQREDSIRVIITSANLVLNQWNNVTNTVWWQDFPVRSTPDLSTLFFRLSNGEINQDSRSDFAAQLAGFMASLLIDVPSQAHWIVELTKYNFEGAMGYLVASIPGIHSCRTSYAFQYALESIDEKFLGLVEESVVGLSHLFRTATDTNGALLKRLAAFLGRSCENAYGIEIVLRRNNNLPADVNAVSILVPNPDQFSEGDCVQLGFLPRYVAKWVSPLWDSGFFRFSGYVHPKEALAAALGGSNTRVQLILQVSQGPRFPDMMRVMLPEHVIAVSSLIASIRRCTGLWRLQEVLDQYKWPELEQSDFFYGSSSIGSSVNTQFLAAFSAATGKKSVQFFDSEESDPEWGCWTGSQESKNPSIRIIFPTIERVKNACNGILPSRRILCFSEKTWQRLRTLDILHDAVPHPHHRVRHPIHAKVARRRFQSKTDASSFGWVYCGSHNFSAAAWGRPISNPPGLKLNEARKTNSSLGLRLHVCNYELGIIFVFPPSWKKGVVNKDHAKLDDIVLPFNVPAPKYGPTDRPATMWAMREALNENVEPQAEKIVESANLEEMTEVILDEEEEVVEATHYVVEEKEEEKAYAEMLWSQSC is encoded by the exons ATGAAAGATTCAATATTTCCTTCTACTAACAGCAATAACAAGAGAACTGGAGGACCtcagaagaaggaggatgatcccttATTACCCATCTCAACTTCACTTCGCAGCAGGAAAAAACCTAAACTCATAACCAAATCGGCACTAATTCATCTCCAATTTTTCAACGTCCCTTTGATTTCACCGACCGGCAAGCCTCTCCATGCAATCCGCCTGGAACCGGGCCGACCCTACACCATTGGCCGAAGTGGAACTCACAGCGACTGCGACTTTTTCTTCAACGATCGCCGTGTCAGTAAGCAACATTGCCAGATTTTATTTGATAGCGTTCATCGCAAGATATATATTCTGGATGGAGCAGTTTTATTGCATGTTACTAGAACTAGTAGTGTCGTTACTGAATTTAGGAGGAGGTTAATTTGTTATGATCAATTGGAAGGTGAGGAGAAAGAGAGCGTAGAGTGTTCTAGGATTAGGGTTTCTTTGAATGGAGTATTTGTCAATGGGATTAAGGTAAACAGAGGCACGGTTAGAGAGTTGTGTACTGGAGATGAGATTCTGCTTGCTTGTGGCAACGAGGGTTTATGCAGTTTAGGAGTTCAAATTGGGTTTGTGATTCAGGGGGTTGTTTTCAAGGAGGAGGTTGTCATGGGGTCAAATGAGATTCAGGTGGAGAGACTTGGGTTGTTTGggagaacaacatcaatgcaacaCTCGCAAGGATCAGTGTCTAGTGGGAACAGGAACAAAAGGGTTTTTGCTGTCCATGCAAATGAAATTATGCCCCAAGGATATGATTTATCTGGACTGAAATCTGGAGGCATTGTTGGGAGGGCAAAGTTTTTGTCAAGTCAATGTAGACAAATACTGCAAAGCGATGATCCCATATCTCACATTCAACAATTTGCTTTTTCAGATTCCAGAATGGAGATCACAAATGATTGTAAAAGCAAATTGAACGACCATTCAGGTTTGGTCCCaggtgataacagaaaattttctGTGGGAGATGAACTAATGGTAAATAGTGCTGCACTTCTTTTTAGGCAAGAAGAAGCACAACCCTGTCAGGATACACAAAGTTACAAGGATAAAGGTGACACAAAGCACGTTTCTTCTGGAAGTGATAATTTGTGTCAAAAAGGCATTTCTCAAGACCATTCTGAGGGTGATGTTGATAATAATTGTAAGTACTCGCCATTGAATTCTGTGGGTAAGGAGAATTCTCCTGATTTTGGTGATGTTCAGATGAATTGTCTGCCACCTGGAAAGAAGTTTTACTTGAATCGCCTTCATTTTATGGACTCTGGTTCATCCAGCCACCAAAATGTTATCTCCTTACCAGAACTTCTTCATCCCATCAAAAACATTAATAGGATATTTATTGCAACATTTACAAGTGATATTTTATG GTTTTTATCATACTGTGAGATTCCATGCCATCTGCCTGTAACAATTGCTTGTCACAACAGTGAGAGATGTTGGAGTGCCAGCCCTGGTGAACGAATTTCCATGCCATACCCCAGTTTTCCAAACTTAGTTGTAGT GTTTCCCCCATTTCCTGAGGCCATAGCATTTGGTAACGACCGCAGGAGACAAGGCATTGGTTGTCATCATCCAAAGTTGCTTGTTTTGCAAAGAGAAGATAGTATTCGTGTTATCATCACTTCTGCAAATTTAGTGTTGAATCAG TGGAATAACGTGACCAATACTGTTTGGTGGCAAGATTTCCCTGTCAGAAGTACACCTGATCTCTCAACTCTTTTCTTTCGACTTTCTAATGGAGAAATAAATCAAGATTCAAGATCTGATTTTGCTGCTCAGCTTGCTGGATTCATGGCTTCTCTTTTGATTGATGTTCCTAGTCAGGCCCATTGGATTGTTGAGTTGACAAAATACAACTTTGAAGGGGCCATGGGGTATCTAGTTGCTTCAATACCTGGAATTCATTCTTGTAGAACTTCTTAT GCTTTTCAGTATGCATTGGAGTCAATTGATGAAAAGTTCCTGGGCTTGGTTGAAGAATCTGTTGTTGGTTTAAGCCACCTTTTTCGCACTGCAACTGACACAAATGGTGCATTGCTTAAGAGACTTGCTGCTTTCCTTGGGAGATCTTGCGAAAATGCTTATGGGATAGAGATTGTTTTGAGAAGAAACAACAATTTGCCTGCAGATGTGAATGCTGTGAGCATTCTTGTTCCTAATCCTGATCAATTTTCTGAAGGAG ATTGTGTGCAACTTGGTTTTCTGCCTAGATATGTTGCGAAGTGGGTTTCTCCATTGTGGGACAGTGGATTCTTCAGATTCTCTGGATATGTTCATCCTAAAGAAGCCCTTGCAGCTGCTTTAGGAGGGAGCAACACGAGAGTGCAACTGATACTACAGGTGTCACAG GGGCCTCGCTTTCCGGATATGATGAGAGTGATGCTACCTGAACATGTTATTGCAGTTAGCTCTCTCATTGCTTCAATTCGGAGATGCACAGGCCTTTGGCGACTACAAGAg GTTCTAGATCAGTACAAATGGCCTGAACTGGAACAATCCGATTTTTTTTATG GCTCATCCTCAATTGGCTCATCAGTCAATACACAATTTTTGGCTGCTTTTTCTGCAGCCACTGGAAAGAAATCAGTGCAATTCTTCGATTCAGAAGAATCTGATCCAGAG TGGGGCTGCTGGACTGGTAGTCAAGAATCAAAAAATCCATCCATTAGAATCATTTTCCCTACAATTGAGAGAGTGAAAAATGCATGCAATGGAATCTTGCCATCAAGGCGCATTCTTTGCTTCTCAGAG AAAACATGGCAAAGGTTGAGAACATTAGACATACTTCATGATGCGGTTCCTCATCCTCATCATAGAGTGCGGCACCCAATTCATGCCAAg GTGGCAAGGAGACGCTTCCAGTCTAAGACAGATGCATCTTCTTTTGGTTGGGTCTATTGTGGGTCACATAATTTTAGTGCTGCTGCCTGGGGAAGACCTATATCCAATCCACCTGGTCTAAAGTTGAATGAAGCTAGGAAAACAAACTCTTCTTTGGGTTTGAGGCTTCATGTCTGTAACTATGAGCTAGGGATCATTTTTGTTTTTCCTCCGTCATGGAAAAAGGGTGTGGTTAACAAAGATCATGCTAAGTTGGATGATATTGTTTTACCTTTCAATGTGCCAGCTCCAAAATATGGGCCAACAGATAGGCCAGCAACAATGTGGGCAATGAGAGAGGCATTAAATGAAAATGTGGAACCACAGGCAGAAAAAATTGTAG